A single window of Syntrophotalea acetylenica DNA harbors:
- a CDS encoding nitroreductase family protein codes for MFIDLLRRRRSIRNFDSRRIEPEKMDLLIEAMLRSPTSKGRRPWEFIIVTDPEIRAALAAAKPKGASFLGGAPVCIVICGNPDTSDVWIEDCAVAATMLQLAAEDVGLGSCWSQIRGRQHATGISATSALRQLLQLPDNFQIASIIGIGYPSASVLPNPEEALPVQKIHENRYNHRR; via the coding sequence ATGTTCATCGACTTGCTGCGAAGGCGGCGCAGCATCCGCAATTTCGATTCCCGTAGGATTGAACCGGAAAAAATGGATTTACTGATCGAGGCCATGCTTCGATCTCCGACATCCAAAGGGCGCCGGCCATGGGAATTCATCATCGTTACCGATCCGGAAATCAGGGCGGCTCTTGCTGCCGCCAAACCCAAGGGCGCCTCCTTTCTAGGCGGAGCCCCTGTTTGCATCGTCATTTGTGGCAACCCCGATACAAGTGACGTATGGATAGAAGACTGCGCGGTTGCTGCCACGATGCTTCAACTGGCGGCGGAGGATGTCGGTCTCGGAAGTTGCTGGTCTCAGATCCGCGGTCGTCAGCATGCCACCGGCATTTCGGCGACGAGTGCATTGCGTCAGCTCCTGCAACTTCCGGATAACTTTCAGATCGCCTCCATTATCGGCATCGGATATCCATCGGCATCTGTTTTGCCGAATCCGGAAGAGGCGCTCCCCGTCCAAAAAATTCACGAAAACCGTTATAACCACAGGAGATAA
- a CDS encoding aspartate ammonia-lyase produces the protein MGDYRTEKDLLGEMSVPCDALYGIHTVRARENFPLAGRPVHRALVHAFGAVKLACAQTNRELGCWDGEKGLAIETACTEMMQGQLDGHVIVDALQGGAGTSTNMNVNEVLANRALQLLGHAPGNYDFVSPLEDINRHQSTNDTFPTALKVAGILQLRLLETEVVALLEAFQGQEKKLAHVVKIGRTQFQDAALTTLGREMSAYADAFGRDRWRIYKCEERLRVVNLGGTAIGTGVAAPRQYIFKVVEKLRGITGCGLARAENLIDATQNADAFVEVSGILKALAVNLLKIAGDLRFLSSGPDAGIGEIRLPHRQAGSSIMPGKVNPVIPEAVSQAALVVMSNDQTIAQACAMGQLELNPFLPLVADALLGSLDLLRGACGIFRRFCVEQMEANEARCRQHVENSTASVTALVGSIGYQRATELARQVASTGRGLRELAIEQGLVTEEKFDELVSPQSVTRLGTPIKKVP, from the coding sequence ATGGGCGATTACCGTACCGAAAAAGATCTGCTTGGGGAAATGAGCGTCCCTTGCGATGCGCTGTACGGCATTCACACTGTCAGGGCACGGGAGAATTTTCCGCTGGCGGGACGTCCGGTTCACCGGGCCCTGGTGCATGCCTTCGGAGCGGTCAAACTTGCCTGCGCCCAGACCAACCGGGAACTCGGCTGCTGGGACGGTGAAAAAGGGCTGGCCATTGAAACGGCCTGCACGGAAATGATGCAAGGGCAACTCGACGGTCACGTGATCGTCGATGCCCTGCAGGGCGGTGCCGGCACTTCGACCAACATGAATGTAAATGAGGTGCTGGCCAATCGAGCCTTGCAACTCCTCGGGCATGCGCCGGGAAATTACGATTTCGTCAGTCCCCTGGAGGATATTAACCGTCACCAGTCGACTAACGACACTTTCCCGACAGCATTGAAAGTGGCCGGGATTCTGCAGTTGAGACTGCTGGAAACGGAAGTTGTGGCCTTGCTCGAAGCCTTTCAGGGGCAGGAGAAAAAGCTGGCACATGTGGTCAAGATTGGCCGCACCCAGTTCCAGGATGCGGCCCTGACGACTCTTGGTCGGGAGATGTCGGCTTACGCGGATGCTTTTGGCAGGGACCGATGGCGGATTTATAAATGCGAGGAACGGCTCAGAGTCGTAAATCTTGGCGGCACGGCTATCGGTACCGGTGTTGCAGCTCCCCGACAGTATATTTTCAAAGTGGTGGAAAAGCTCCGCGGCATTACCGGATGCGGGCTCGCGCGAGCTGAAAATCTCATAGATGCCACACAGAATGCCGATGCGTTTGTCGAAGTCAGCGGGATTCTGAAGGCTTTGGCCGTCAACCTGCTCAAAATCGCTGGAGACCTGCGCTTCCTGTCATCCGGGCCGGATGCCGGAATCGGGGAAATCCGCCTGCCTCACCGGCAGGCAGGATCTTCCATTATGCCCGGCAAGGTCAATCCCGTTATCCCGGAAGCGGTTTCCCAGGCAGCTCTGGTGGTCATGAGCAACGATCAGACCATCGCCCAGGCGTGCGCCATGGGACAACTGGAACTCAATCCGTTCCTCCCTCTGGTGGCCGATGCCTTGTTGGGCAGCCTCGATCTGCTGCGCGGAGCCTGCGGCATTTTTCGTCGTTTTTGCGTTGAACAGATGGAAGCCAATGAAGCCCGGTGCCGGCAGCATGTCGAGAACTCAACGGCCAGCGTAACCGCATTGGTCGGCAGCATCGGTTACCAGAGAGCCACCGAACTTGCCAGGCAGGTCGCCTCAACGGGGCGCGGCCTGCGCGAACTTGCCATCGAGCAAGGTCTGGTAACAGAAGAAAAATTTGATGAACTCGTATCTCCGCAGAGCGTTACCCGACTCGGTACGCCCATAAAGAAGGTGCCATGA
- the hydF gene encoding [FeFe] hydrogenase H-cluster maturation GTPase HydF, whose protein sequence is MKSTPKGMRLHIGLFGRRNVGKSSLLNALTRQNVSIVSNVAGTTTDAVEKPMEMLPIGPVLFIDTAGIDDVGALGEMRVQKTRQVFDRTDIGLIVAEAGLWADFEEAIFSELQQRHIPVVVVFNKCDIAQPAAEHLARFSEDGVPCVATTAETGEGVLDLREALIRTVPDEFINPPTILGDLVPSGELAVLVVPIDMEAPKGRLILPQVQSIRDILDNDAYCMVVKERELRDALDRLKRPPALVVTDSQAFLKVAADTPEDVPMTSFSILFARFKGDLGEYVRGTMAIENLMPGDRVLIAESCSHHPIGEDIGRVKIPRWLQQYVGGKLEFVHTQGHDFPEDLATYKLVINCGSCMWNRREVLSRIMHCQQAGVPCSNYGLTIAYSLGIFERALRPFPSAEEIYREMAPEISSTGL, encoded by the coding sequence ATGAAATCGACCCCCAAAGGAATGCGTCTTCACATCGGATTGTTCGGCCGTCGCAATGTCGGCAAATCGTCCCTGCTGAACGCTTTGACCCGGCAGAATGTCTCCATTGTATCCAACGTGGCCGGCACGACTACCGACGCCGTGGAAAAGCCCATGGAAATGCTGCCCATCGGACCCGTGCTTTTTATCGATACCGCGGGTATCGACGATGTCGGCGCCCTTGGGGAAATGCGCGTGCAGAAAACCCGACAGGTTTTTGATCGCACCGATATCGGACTTATCGTAGCGGAAGCCGGGCTGTGGGCAGATTTCGAGGAAGCCATTTTTTCCGAACTGCAGCAGCGGCATATTCCGGTGGTCGTCGTTTTCAATAAATGCGACATTGCGCAACCCGCCGCTGAGCATCTTGCCCGCTTTTCGGAGGACGGAGTTCCCTGCGTGGCAACGACAGCCGAAACTGGCGAGGGGGTTCTCGATTTACGCGAAGCGCTGATTCGAACGGTTCCTGACGAATTTATCAATCCCCCTACCATCCTCGGGGATCTGGTGCCGTCGGGAGAACTTGCGGTTCTGGTTGTTCCAATCGATATGGAGGCGCCCAAAGGGCGTTTGATTCTTCCTCAGGTTCAGTCCATTCGCGATATTCTCGATAACGATGCCTATTGCATGGTGGTCAAGGAACGGGAACTGCGCGATGCCCTTGACCGTCTGAAGCGCCCGCCAGCACTGGTGGTAACAGATTCCCAGGCATTTTTGAAGGTTGCAGCCGACACCCCGGAAGACGTGCCGATGACATCGTTTTCCATTCTCTTCGCCCGTTTCAAGGGGGATCTGGGAGAATATGTGCGTGGCACCATGGCCATCGAGAACCTTATGCCGGGCGATCGCGTATTGATTGCCGAATCGTGCAGCCATCACCCCATCGGAGAAGATATCGGGAGAGTCAAGATACCTCGCTGGCTGCAGCAGTATGTGGGAGGGAAGCTTGAATTTGTCCATACACAGGGGCATGATTTCCCTGAAGATCTGGCGACCTACAAACTGGTCATCAACTGCGGATCCTGCATGTGGAACCGACGCGAGGTGCTGTCCCGCATCATGCACTGCCAGCAGGCTGGTGTTCCTTGCAGTAACTACGGTCTGACCATTGCCTATTCGCTGGGTATTTTCGAACGCGCGCTCAGACCATTCCCCTCGGCGGAGGAAATCTATCGCGAAATGGCGCCGGAAATCAGCAGCACGGGCTTGTAG
- the hydE gene encoding [FeFe] hydrogenase H-cluster radical SAM maturase HydE: MTKQEIMRWLQCPAGSELDTLQARADKTRHEHVGDAVHLRGLVELSNICSRNCLYCGIRRDNHAVQRYRITLEEIMDCAFKAVEYGFGTLVLQGGEDAGLTAAFIGEVIRRIKTETELAVTLSLGERDPAEWKMWREAGADRYLLRFETSNRALFDRIHPPREGHASTSRIAMLKTLQDIGYETGSGVMIGIPGQRYSDLAEDIQLFADLQLDMIGVGPYIPHPQTPMGNWKDGGMGDEQVPNSLAMGLRVVALARLVCPGANIPSTTALATLDGKAGREMGLCWGANVIMPNLTPLKYRRLYEIYPSKAASTETPEQSRDAALKQIEFLGRSPGRGRGDSLYHLQYKTTSKRKEG; this comes from the coding sequence ATGACGAAGCAGGAAATCATGCGATGGCTTCAGTGCCCCGCGGGATCCGAGCTTGATACTCTTCAGGCCCGGGCAGATAAGACACGCCACGAGCACGTTGGCGATGCCGTGCATCTGCGGGGTCTGGTGGAACTTTCCAACATCTGTTCGCGCAACTGTCTGTATTGCGGAATCCGACGCGACAATCATGCTGTTCAGCGTTATCGGATCACCCTTGAAGAAATCATGGATTGCGCTTTCAAGGCTGTCGAATACGGTTTTGGCACGCTGGTTCTGCAAGGAGGGGAAGACGCCGGGCTTACAGCGGCTTTCATAGGCGAGGTCATTCGCCGCATTAAAACGGAAACCGAACTTGCCGTTACCCTGAGTCTCGGCGAACGGGACCCTGCCGAATGGAAAATGTGGCGCGAAGCCGGGGCCGACCGCTACCTGTTGAGATTCGAAACTTCCAACCGTGCGCTGTTTGACCGCATTCATCCGCCGCGTGAAGGACATGCCAGTACCTCGCGGATTGCGATGCTCAAAACCCTGCAGGATATCGGGTATGAAACCGGCAGCGGTGTCATGATCGGCATTCCGGGACAGCGATATTCAGACCTGGCTGAAGATATACAGCTTTTTGCCGATCTGCAGCTCGACATGATAGGCGTCGGTCCATACATCCCGCATCCCCAGACTCCCATGGGCAACTGGAAGGATGGAGGCATGGGAGACGAGCAGGTGCCGAATTCCCTTGCCATGGGGTTGCGGGTTGTGGCCCTTGCGCGGCTGGTCTGTCCCGGCGCCAACATTCCGAGCACCACCGCTCTGGCGACACTGGACGGAAAAGCCGGCCGGGAAATGGGCCTGTGTTGGGGTGCGAATGTCATCATGCCCAACCTGACACCTCTGAAATACCGGCGATTGTACGAAATCTATCCAAGCAAGGCGGCTTCCACCGAAACCCCGGAACAAAGCAGGGACGCTGCCTTGAAACAGATTGAATTTCTCGGAAGAAGTCCCGGCAGAGGGCGGGGCGATTCGCTTTATCATCTTCAATATAAGACAACATCCAAGCGGAAAGAAGGTTGA
- a CDS encoding NADH-dependent [FeFe] hydrogenase, group A6, whose product MSMMNITIDGKTTQVPAGSTILDAAKKLDIHIPTLCFLQMDEMKFNNMVASCRVCVVEVEKRRNLAPACATPVMDGMVVKTNTIRVLNSRRTVLELMLSDHPKDCLVCAKSGNCELQDLSEYFGIREVSYSGAMSTYRQDVSPSIIRDMDKCILCRRCETMCNNVQTCGVLSGVNRGFDAVVAPAFEMNLYDTVCTNCGQCTAVCPVGALVENDHTWKVIDAIADPDKVTVVQTAPAVRAALGEACGMEPGQSVTGKMAAALRRLGFDHVFDTDFAADLTIMEEGSEFLDRLQKFLDGDKNVRLPIMTSCCPAWVKFFEHQFPDLLDVPSTAKSPQQMFGAIAKSYYAEILGIPREKMVVVSVMPCLAKKYECSRPEFAVNGNPDVDIVISTRELGRLIKRMNIDFSKLPDEDFDAPLGASTGAAPIFGVSGGVMEAALRTAYELATGETLPKVEFEAVRTLTGVKTAEIKVGPHTLNVGVASGLGNARKLLEMVRSGEKQFHVIEIMACPGGCIGGGGQPYHHGDMEILAKRNQVLYNEDAGKELRKSHENPYIIELYEKYLGKPLSEKAHHLLHTHYFKRQQL is encoded by the coding sequence ATGTCTATGATGAATATAACCATCGACGGTAAAACAACTCAGGTGCCGGCGGGTAGCACGATACTGGATGCAGCCAAAAAGCTCGACATCCATATTCCTACCCTCTGTTTCCTGCAGATGGACGAAATGAAATTCAACAACATGGTTGCATCCTGCCGCGTCTGTGTTGTCGAAGTGGAAAAACGTCGCAACCTGGCTCCGGCCTGCGCAACGCCGGTAATGGACGGCATGGTGGTCAAAACCAACACCATTCGTGTTCTGAATTCCCGCCGTACCGTTCTGGAGCTGATGCTGTCAGACCATCCGAAGGACTGCCTGGTTTGCGCCAAGTCCGGCAACTGCGAGCTGCAGGATCTGTCTGAATACTTTGGCATCCGTGAGGTCAGCTACTCCGGCGCCATGTCCACCTATCGACAGGACGTTTCTCCGTCCATCATCCGCGATATGGACAAGTGCATTCTGTGCCGTCGCTGCGAGACCATGTGTAACAATGTCCAGACCTGCGGCGTCCTGTCCGGCGTGAATCGCGGTTTCGACGCCGTCGTCGCTCCCGCCTTCGAGATGAACCTGTACGATACGGTCTGCACCAACTGCGGTCAGTGTACGGCCGTCTGCCCCGTTGGCGCACTGGTCGAAAACGATCACACCTGGAAGGTCATCGACGCCATCGCCGATCCCGACAAAGTCACTGTGGTCCAGACCGCTCCCGCCGTGCGTGCCGCCCTGGGTGAGGCCTGCGGCATGGAGCCCGGTCAGAGCGTCACCGGCAAGATGGCCGCCGCTCTGCGCCGCCTCGGTTTCGACCATGTGTTCGATACCGACTTCGCGGCCGACCTCACCATCATGGAGGAAGGCTCCGAGTTCCTCGATCGTCTGCAGAAGTTCCTCGATGGCGACAAGAATGTCAGACTGCCCATCATGACTTCCTGCTGTCCCGCCTGGGTCAAATTCTTCGAGCATCAGTTTCCCGACCTGCTCGATGTGCCCTCCACCGCCAAATCGCCCCAGCAGATGTTTGGCGCCATTGCCAAGAGCTACTACGCTGAAATCCTGGGCATTCCCCGCGAGAAGATGGTCGTGGTTTCGGTCATGCCCTGCCTCGCCAAGAAGTACGAATGTTCCCGTCCCGAGTTCGCCGTCAATGGCAACCCCGATGTGGACATCGTTATTTCGACCCGTGAGCTCGGCCGACTGATCAAACGCATGAACATCGACTTCTCCAAACTGCCCGACGAAGATTTCGATGCCCCGTTGGGTGCTTCGACCGGTGCGGCACCGATTTTCGGGGTCAGTGGTGGTGTCATGGAAGCTGCCCTGCGTACCGCTTATGAACTGGCTACCGGCGAAACCCTGCCTAAAGTCGAGTTTGAAGCCGTTCGCACCCTGACCGGCGTGAAAACCGCCGAAATCAAGGTCGGCCCGCATACCCTCAATGTCGGTGTGGCCAGCGGTCTTGGCAATGCCCGCAAGCTGCTCGAAATGGTACGTAGCGGCGAGAAGCAGTTCCATGTCATCGAGATCATGGCCTGCCCCGGCGGTTGCATCGGCGGGGGTGGACAGCCCTACCATCATGGCGACATGGAGATTCTTGCCAAGCGTAATCAGGTTCTGTACAACGAAGATGCCGGCAAGGAACTGCGCAAGTCCCACGAGAACCCGTACATCATCGAGCTGTATGAAAAATACCTGGGCAAGCCGCTCAGCGAAAAAGCACATCATCTGCTGCATACGCACTACTTCAAGCGCCAGCAGCTGTAA
- a CDS encoding MazG nucleotide pyrophosphohydrolase domain-containing protein produces MDNKAYADIFDATLQKWGIEAQYDQAIEECAELIAALKHFKRGKVTESEIIDELADVILMTQQLVFMLGEDRVDSAITRKVEKLRLLLHAR; encoded by the coding sequence ATGGATAACAAAGCCTACGCCGATATTTTTGATGCCACCCTTCAGAAATGGGGCATTGAAGCCCAGTACGATCAGGCCATTGAAGAATGTGCCGAGTTGATCGCCGCCCTCAAACATTTTAAACGCGGCAAGGTTACCGAAAGTGAAATCATCGATGAACTGGCCGATGTTATTCTCATGACCCAACAATTGGTGTTCATGCTGGGAGAGGATCGCGTTGACAGTGCCATTACAAGAAAAGTCGAAAAACTGCGTTTGCTTTTGCATGCCCGCTGA
- a CDS encoding nitroreductase family protein, whose protein sequence is MVLSLLRKRRSIRKYQPRPIEKEKIETLMEVLLRSPSSRSLNPWQFIFVSDPALLAKLGKSKKHGASFLKNAALAVVLCADPQQCDVWVEDCSVAATLLQLAAEEMGLGSCWVQIRLRRHDEAQSAEAFIKDLLQIPDHLAVASIVGLGYPNEVKTPHAAEKLQYEKIFSNIYGNR, encoded by the coding sequence ATGGTTCTTTCTTTGCTGAGAAAACGCCGCAGTATCCGCAAATATCAGCCCCGTCCAATTGAAAAAGAAAAGATCGAAACCCTCATGGAGGTTTTACTGCGCTCTCCTTCGTCTAGAAGCCTCAATCCCTGGCAATTCATTTTCGTCTCGGATCCTGCGCTTCTTGCAAAGCTGGGAAAAAGCAAGAAACATGGGGCGTCCTTTCTCAAAAATGCCGCATTGGCGGTCGTGCTGTGCGCCGATCCCCAACAATGTGATGTCTGGGTTGAAGATTGTTCCGTTGCCGCAACGCTTTTGCAGCTTGCGGCAGAAGAGATGGGATTGGGCAGCTGCTGGGTGCAGATAAGGCTCCGTCGCCATGACGAAGCGCAATCCGCCGAGGCGTTTATTAAGGACCTGCTGCAGATCCCCGATCATCTGGCCGTGGCATCCATCGTCGGACTGGGCTATCCGAATGAAGTCAAAACACCGCATGCCGCGGAGAAGCTTCAATATGAAAAAATATTTTCCAACATCTACGGAAACCGGTAA
- the hydG gene encoding [FeFe] hydrogenase H-cluster radical SAM maturase HydG, translating into MCALPSLKLSDRAVDFIDEDYLHGLLAGKKPDASRIREIIAKSLAKQALSLEETASLVLTEDPELVQEIFAAARQLKENVYGNRIVLFAPLYIGNDCINDCTYCAFKRSNFQAVRRTLAPEEIRQQVVALEDKGHKRLILVFGEHPKYDADFIAETVRNVYSVHSGHGEIRRVNINAAPLDIEGYKKVKEAGIGTYQIFMETYHHDTYSMMHPGDTRKGNYLYRLDGLSRAFEAGCDDVGLGVLFGLYDWRFEVLGMVRHALYLQERYNVGPHTLSFPRLRPAQGVEFDERYFVNDEEFKRVIAILRLAVPYTGLILTARENPELRRELMSFGVSQIDAGSRIEIGGYTEAGDAQVMEREQFCLGDIRSLDDVMRELMADGYVPSFCTSCYRSGRTGEHFMEFSIPGFIKRYCTPNALLTLQEYLVDYASKETRAVGEKLIAAEIANMEEGEMKSRTLQQLQDIKEREVRDIYF; encoded by the coding sequence ATGTGTGCTTTGCCATCTTTGAAACTCAGTGATCGGGCGGTTGATTTTATCGATGAAGACTACCTGCACGGACTGCTCGCCGGTAAAAAACCGGACGCATCGCGTATCCGTGAAATCATTGCCAAAAGTCTCGCCAAGCAGGCCCTGAGTCTGGAGGAGACAGCCTCTCTGGTGTTGACCGAGGATCCTGAGCTGGTTCAGGAAATTTTCGCTGCCGCGCGTCAACTCAAGGAAAACGTGTACGGTAACCGCATTGTGCTGTTCGCGCCGCTGTATATCGGCAACGACTGCATCAACGACTGCACTTATTGCGCATTCAAACGCTCCAACTTTCAGGCTGTCCGCAGAACCCTGGCTCCGGAAGAAATTCGCCAGCAGGTTGTGGCCCTGGAAGACAAGGGTCACAAGCGTCTGATCCTTGTCTTCGGCGAGCACCCGAAATACGATGCGGATTTCATTGCCGAAACGGTGCGAAACGTCTATTCCGTGCATTCCGGCCATGGAGAAATCCGGCGTGTCAACATCAATGCCGCGCCCCTGGATATCGAAGGTTATAAAAAAGTCAAGGAAGCCGGAATCGGCACCTACCAGATTTTCATGGAAACCTATCATCACGATACCTACTCCATGATGCATCCCGGCGATACCCGCAAGGGCAATTATCTGTACCGGCTGGACGGTCTGAGCCGGGCCTTTGAAGCCGGCTGCGACGATGTCGGGCTTGGCGTACTGTTTGGCCTCTACGACTGGCGTTTCGAAGTTCTCGGTATGGTACGCCACGCACTCTATCTGCAGGAACGTTACAATGTCGGTCCCCATACCCTGAGTTTTCCCAGGCTGCGCCCGGCGCAGGGGGTTGAGTTCGATGAGCGGTATTTCGTCAACGATGAAGAATTCAAGCGCGTTATCGCCATCCTTCGCCTTGCGGTGCCTTACACCGGCCTGATTCTTACCGCTCGCGAAAACCCTGAACTGCGTCGCGAGCTCATGTCCTTTGGCGTATCCCAGATCGATGCGGGAAGCCGTATTGAAATCGGCGGATACACCGAGGCCGGCGATGCCCAGGTCATGGAACGGGAACAGTTCTGTCTGGGGGATATCCGTTCGCTCGATGATGTCATGCGGGAACTGATGGCCGACGGCTATGTGCCCAGCTTTTGTACATCATGCTATCGCAGCGGTCGAACCGGCGAACATTTCATGGAATTCAGCATTCCCGGATTCATAAAACGTTACTGCACACCCAATGCCTTGCTGACCCTTCAGGAGTACCTGGTTGATTATGCTTCGAAAGAAACGCGGGCCGTTGGCGAGAAGCTGATCGCGGCAGAGATCGCCAATATGGAAGAGGGGGAAATGAAAAGCAGAACCCTCCAGCAGTTGCAGGACATCAAGGAGCGCGAGGTTCGCGATATCTATTTCTGA
- a CDS encoding NINE protein, protein MKDNTHSLLVGYLLWIFGFIGAHRFYYGKPVSGTIYFFTLGLLFVGWFVDLLLIPGMNRQADRRFLPGRFDYNIAWLLLGFLGVLGIHRFYLGKWATGLLYLVTAGLFGIGVLYDFWTLNDQVSDGNQQPA, encoded by the coding sequence ATGAAAGACAACACCCATAGTTTGCTGGTCGGTTATCTTTTATGGATTTTCGGGTTTATCGGCGCCCATCGTTTTTATTACGGGAAACCCGTCAGCGGCACCATATATTTCTTTACCCTCGGACTGTTGTTTGTTGGATGGTTCGTCGATCTTCTTCTGATTCCCGGCATGAACCGCCAGGCCGACCGGCGTTTTTTACCCGGCAGGTTCGATTACAATATTGCCTGGCTGCTACTCGGTTTTCTCGGCGTCCTGGGTATTCACCGTTTTTATCTTGGCAAATGGGCCACGGGCCTTTTGTATCTTGTTACCGCCGGTCTTTTCGGTATTGGCGTCCTGTACGACTTCTGGACGCTCAATGACCAGGTCTCCGATGGCAACCAACAGCCTGCATGA
- a CDS encoding DNA recombination protein RmuC, translated as MDVLTTVIAFCSGTACGALFGGMLVYRRARTARLVRDRDTHAQIAVLQERLENRARENAAMAVRLSTLESEKAEKNQALSAAAARTASLETQLDQERKQASEKLGLLNEARDQLRLEFQNLAHRIFDEKSRIFVDQNRTNLDRVLMPFRDQIKDFGTKVEQAYHAEARERHSLRQEVVRLQELNQQIQEDAVNLTAALKGHAKTQGTWGEIVLERLLEQSGLRKGREYVVQCSYRNTQGRQSRPDIVVHLPDSKDIVIDSKVSLTAYERYVNAVDQESRLLAVRQHMASLHAHLKELQGKEYENLPQIRSLDFVLMFVPVEGAFTLALEEDENIFQRAFEQNIMIVSPSTLLVTLRTIQNIWRHEYQNRNALEIARQAGNLYDHFVRFVDDLEKVGEFLGKSRLYYEQAHRRLATGKGNLVRRAENLRELGVQVNKILPSDILEGAHLDIDGEKTAPVISAAGENPAR; from the coding sequence ATGGATGTTTTGACAACGGTGATTGCCTTTTGTTCAGGTACGGCTTGCGGCGCCTTGTTCGGCGGGATGCTGGTTTATCGCCGCGCTCGAACCGCGAGGCTGGTGCGGGATCGCGACACGCACGCCCAGATTGCCGTATTGCAGGAACGCCTGGAAAACCGCGCACGGGAGAACGCGGCTATGGCGGTGCGTCTCTCCACGCTGGAATCCGAAAAGGCCGAGAAAAACCAGGCTCTCTCGGCCGCCGCCGCGCGTACGGCATCCCTGGAAACGCAATTGGACCAGGAGCGCAAGCAGGCTTCGGAAAAGCTGGGCTTGCTGAATGAAGCCAGGGACCAGTTGCGCCTGGAATTCCAGAATCTTGCTCACCGGATCTTTGACGAGAAGAGCCGAATCTTCGTGGATCAGAACAGAACGAATCTCGATCGGGTGCTGATGCCTTTCAGGGACCAGATCAAGGACTTTGGAACCAAGGTTGAGCAGGCTTACCATGCCGAAGCCCGTGAGCGCCATTCCTTGCGACAGGAAGTTGTCAGGTTGCAGGAACTCAACCAGCAGATCCAGGAAGATGCCGTCAATCTCACCGCCGCATTGAAGGGACACGCAAAAACCCAGGGCACCTGGGGGGAGATAGTCCTGGAGCGGCTCCTGGAACAATCCGGATTGCGCAAGGGCAGAGAATATGTGGTGCAATGCAGTTACCGCAACACGCAAGGCAGACAATCGCGTCCGGATATTGTCGTGCATCTTCCTGACAGCAAAGATATTGTTATCGATTCCAAGGTTTCTCTTACCGCCTATGAGAGGTATGTCAACGCAGTCGATCAGGAATCCCGTCTGCTCGCCGTTCGCCAGCACATGGCATCACTTCATGCCCATCTCAAGGAACTTCAGGGCAAGGAATATGAAAATCTGCCACAAATAAGAAGTCTTGATTTTGTGTTGATGTTCGTACCGGTGGAAGGGGCTTTCACCCTGGCGCTGGAGGAGGACGAAAACATTTTTCAGAGGGCTTTTGAACAGAACATCATGATCGTGTCGCCTTCGACTCTACTGGTTACCCTGCGTACCATTCAGAATATCTGGCGGCACGAGTACCAGAACCGTAATGCCCTTGAAATCGCCCGTCAGGCAGGCAATCTTTACGATCATTTTGTCCGTTTTGTCGATGATCTGGAAAAAGTTGGGGAGTTCCTGGGAAAAAGTCGCCTGTATTATGAACAGGCTCACAGGCGGCTCGCGACGGGGAAGGGCAATCTGGTACGGCGCGCTGAAAACCTGCGAGAACTGGGGGTGCAGGTGAACAAGATACTGCCGTCGGATATCCTGGAGGGTGCCCATCTGGATATCGACGGCGAAAAAACCGCACCGGTTATCTCGGCCGCCGGCGAAAACCCCGCACGTTAG